AGTATATGCAGTATGTATTTACGATACGCATTTATGATAAGTATTTACTATAAGTATTTACGATACGCATTTACGACAAGTATTTACAGTACGTAGCCTACGGTAAGTATTTACAGTATGTATAGTATCAAGATCTTCACCGACATTTTGGGATTATTACCAGTTATCCAGTAAAAGTAAGTAATTTGAAAGTTAAATAATTATTATTTCTATTATTTATTGAGAATTCAACTCAATACTTTTTGGAGAACTCATATGAAAAAAGATCAAGTTAATGACTGCGAAGATGTAATTTTATCAATGGAACTTATGGTGGACAACCTCAGTGAGGTTGTCAAGATGCTTGACCTGCAGGCTATAATAAGCATGCTTCAGAAAATCATGGAAGGGGAGAGGATTTTTGTAATGGGGGCAGGAAGGTCCGGGCTTGTTGCCAAAGCTTTTGCAATGAGGCTGATGCATCTCGGGTTTAGTGTGTATGTTGTAGGGGAGACCACAACCCCCGCCGTCCATCCACAGGATGTTGTTATTGCTATTTCAGGGTCAGGAGAAACCCGTTCCATAGCAAATCTCGGAAGAATTGTGAAGGATATAGGTTCAACTCTCATAACTGTCACCTCCAAAAAGGAGTCCACACTCGGCAAAATCTCTGATATAACCATGGTCCTTCCGAGCAAGACCAAAAATGATCATGATGTAGGCGGTTCCCTTGAAAAAAGTATGAGAGGAGATTACAAGAATTCACCTCCGTTGGGTACTTCTTTTGAAATCACTTCACTTGTTTTCCTGGACTCATTAATTGCCCAGCTGATAACGCTTACAGGTGCTTCGGAAGCAGAACTCAAGTCCAGGCACACAAATATCGAATAAAAGCAGGATTTTAAAAGATATAATTTGCAAGGATATCAGGAGGGTGCAACTTGAAGGAAATTAATTTTTCAGAAAATGTATCCCGGATAGACACATCCGGAATCAGAAAG
The Methanosarcina sp. WWM596 DNA segment above includes these coding regions:
- the hxlB gene encoding 6-phospho-3-hexuloisomerase; translation: MKKDQVNDCEDVILSMELMVDNLSEVVKMLDLQAIISMLQKIMEGERIFVMGAGRSGLVAKAFAMRLMHLGFSVYVVGETTTPAVHPQDVVIAISGSGETRSIANLGRIVKDIGSTLITVTSKKESTLGKISDITMVLPSKTKNDHDVGGSLEKSMRGDYKNSPPLGTSFEITSLVFLDSLIAQLITLTGASEAELKSRHTNIE